The sequence TAGAAGATATGCGAAGAGGCAATTGACTTGGTTTAGAAATCGCATGAATGCCAGCTGGTGGGACTTAGTACAAGCGCCTGACACTATTTTAACTTTAGAACATAAAATAGAGAATTGGCTGGAATCTTAGGAAGGATAAAAAATGGATAAAATAGCAGAAAAGGTTATCTTAGTGGGGGTAGAAACAGAGGGGAATTACACTCGGTTTGAAGGTTCAATGAAGGAATTAAAAAACTTAACTAAGACCGCACAAGGAGAAGTTGTCTTTTCTTTAACGCAAAAGCGTCCACGAATCGATTCACAGACCGTGATCGGTAAAGGGAAAGTAGAAGAATTAATGCAGTTAGTTGATGCCTATGAAGCAGATATTGTCATTTTCAACCATGAATTAACACCAAGACAAAATCAATTGATTGTCGAAGCCGTCGGTGTAAAAGTAATCGATCGAGTACAATTGATTTTAGATATTTTCGCGATGAGGGCACGCTCAAAAGAAGGGAAATTACAAGTTGAGCTAGCTCAACTGAATTATTTGCTCCCTCGATTGGTAGGACAAGGGAAACAATTATCTCGTTTAGGTGGGGGCATCGGAACTAGAGGTCCAGGAGAAACCAAGCTTGAATCAGACCGCCGACATATTCGTGATAAAATCATCGCAATCAAGCGTGAGCTAAAGGAAGTATCAGCCCATCGTGAGCGAAGCAGACAAAAACGTCAATCATCCGATTTGTTTCAAATTGGTTTGCTTGGTTACACGAACGCTGGAAAATCAACGATTTTAAACTTGCTGACAACGGCTGGCACTTATTCAGAAAATCAATTATTTGCAACGCTTGATCCTTTAACTAAAAAATGGCAACTACCGCAAGGAATGATTGTAACACTGACAGATACTGTAGGATTTATTCAAGATCTTCCAACCCAGCTGATTGAAGCGTTCCAATCGACATTGGAAGAAAGTCGAGGCATGGACTTGTTATTACATGTGGTCGATGCAAGTGCCGAAGATCGTTTACAGCATGAACAAACGGTTGTCGACTTACTGAATGATCTGGATTTAGAGAAGATTCCAGTTTTAACAGTTTACAACAAAAGTGATCAAGTCGATGAAGCGGACTTTGTGCCAACTCTGTTTCCTAACATATTAGTTTCGGCTAGGAGCACATTAGGGAAAGAGGAACTTACAAAAGCTGTTAGAGAGAAGATGATGGAATTATTAGTTCCATATGAGTTGGACATTCCTTCAAACCAAGGGCAGCAATTAAGTGAATTGAAACGTCATACCTTACTTTTATCGGAAACATTTGAAGAAGAGGAAAATGTGTATCATGTTAAGGGATTTGCTAAAAAGGACTCTAAATGGACACGTGAATTAGATGAATAAATAACGAAATCATTTTTTATAGGTAGACGAATTTAAAACGACAATTATCTATTATATAACTGAGTGGGAGAA is a genomic window of Enterococcus haemoperoxidus ATCC BAA-382 containing:
- the hflX gene encoding GTPase HflX; this translates as MDKIAEKVILVGVETEGNYTRFEGSMKELKNLTKTAQGEVVFSLTQKRPRIDSQTVIGKGKVEELMQLVDAYEADIVIFNHELTPRQNQLIVEAVGVKVIDRVQLILDIFAMRARSKEGKLQVELAQLNYLLPRLVGQGKQLSRLGGGIGTRGPGETKLESDRRHIRDKIIAIKRELKEVSAHRERSRQKRQSSDLFQIGLLGYTNAGKSTILNLLTTAGTYSENQLFATLDPLTKKWQLPQGMIVTLTDTVGFIQDLPTQLIEAFQSTLEESRGMDLLLHVVDASAEDRLQHEQTVVDLLNDLDLEKIPVLTVYNKSDQVDEADFVPTLFPNILVSARSTLGKEELTKAVREKMMELLVPYELDIPSNQGQQLSELKRHTLLLSETFEEEENVYHVKGFAKKDSKWTRELDE